A stretch of the Archangium violaceum genome encodes the following:
- a CDS encoding propionate--CoA ligase, translated as MGTYKEFHRQSVEQPEAFWAEQARLIDWERPWDKVLDDSRPPFARWFVGGRTNLCHNAVDRHLADRAQQPALVHVSTETQEQRRYTYAQLHTEVNRVAAMLRGLGVKRGDRVIIYLPMVPEAVFTLLACTRLGAIHSVVFGGFAAHSLATRMDDAKPALLVTADAGMRGGKVIPYKPLVEEALKLAQHPPSRVLVLDRGLDPNMPRVPERDVDYATLAREHEGARVEVEWLESSEPSYILYTSGTTGRPKGVQRDTGGYAVALASSMRNIFTGKAGETMFTASDIGWVVGHSYIVYGPLLAGMTTVLYEGLPIRPDASIWWRLVEEHRVNVMFTSPTAIRLLKQQDAAHLSRHDTSSLHYLFLAGEPLDAPTHEWISAALPATQVLDNYWQTETGWPLLGPCPGVEARPRKFGSPGTAIYGYRVKLLDSQTGEEVTQPNQKGVLVVEPPLPPGCLSTVWGDDARFVSTYFSHFDKPVYSTFDWATRDEDGDYFILGRTDDVINVAGHRLGTREIEEAICGHPGIAEVAVVGVKDPLKGQVVVAFAVPRDASRMRTEEGRASLTREVMATVDKTLGALARPAQVHLVTLLPKTRSGKLLRRSIQALAEQREPGDLTTLEDPSALEQIRAALTPRE; from the coding sequence ATGGGCACGTACAAGGAGTTTCACCGCCAGTCCGTTGAGCAGCCCGAGGCGTTCTGGGCCGAACAGGCCCGACTCATCGACTGGGAGCGTCCGTGGGACAAGGTCCTGGACGACTCACGTCCACCCTTCGCGCGCTGGTTCGTCGGGGGACGCACCAATCTCTGTCATAACGCAGTGGACAGGCACCTGGCGGACCGGGCGCAACAGCCCGCGCTCGTCCATGTCTCCACGGAGACCCAGGAGCAACGCCGATACACCTACGCGCAACTGCATACCGAGGTGAACCGGGTCGCGGCCATGCTGCGCGGACTCGGAGTGAAGCGCGGCGATCGGGTCATCATCTACCTGCCCATGGTTCCCGAGGCGGTCTTCACCCTGCTGGCATGCACGCGGCTGGGAGCCATCCACTCGGTGGTGTTCGGAGGCTTCGCGGCGCACAGCCTCGCCACGCGCATGGATGACGCGAAGCCGGCGTTGCTGGTGACGGCGGACGCGGGCATGCGCGGCGGCAAGGTCATCCCCTACAAGCCGCTGGTGGAGGAGGCCCTGAAGCTGGCGCAACACCCGCCCTCGCGGGTGCTGGTGCTCGACCGGGGATTGGATCCGAACATGCCCCGCGTGCCCGAGCGGGATGTGGACTACGCCACGCTGGCGCGCGAGCACGAGGGCGCACGAGTCGAGGTGGAGTGGCTCGAGTCCTCCGAGCCCAGCTACATCCTCTACACCTCCGGTACCACGGGACGCCCCAAGGGCGTGCAGCGCGACACGGGAGGCTACGCGGTGGCGCTGGCGTCCTCGATGCGGAACATCTTCACCGGCAAGGCTGGCGAGACGATGTTCACCGCGAGCGACATCGGCTGGGTGGTGGGGCACTCGTACATCGTCTATGGCCCGCTGCTGGCCGGCATGACGACGGTGCTGTACGAGGGCCTGCCCATCCGCCCGGACGCGAGCATCTGGTGGCGGCTCGTGGAGGAGCACCGGGTGAACGTGATGTTCACCTCGCCCACCGCCATCCGGCTCTTGAAGCAGCAGGACGCGGCGCACCTCTCGCGCCATGACACGTCGAGCCTGCACTACCTGTTCCTCGCGGGCGAGCCCCTGGACGCACCCACCCACGAGTGGATTTCCGCCGCGCTGCCCGCCACCCAGGTGTTGGACAATTACTGGCAGACGGAGACGGGCTGGCCCCTGCTCGGGCCCTGTCCGGGAGTGGAGGCGCGGCCACGCAAGTTCGGCTCACCGGGCACGGCCATCTATGGCTACCGGGTGAAACTGCTGGACTCGCAGACGGGCGAGGAGGTGACGCAGCCCAACCAGAAGGGCGTGCTGGTGGTGGAGCCGCCGCTGCCGCCCGGGTGCCTGTCCACGGTGTGGGGCGACGATGCGCGCTTCGTGTCCACGTACTTCTCCCACTTCGACAAGCCCGTCTACAGCACCTTCGACTGGGCCACGCGGGACGAGGACGGGGACTACTTCATCCTCGGCCGGACGGATGACGTCATCAACGTGGCGGGCCACCGGCTGGGCACGCGGGAAATCGAGGAGGCCATTTGTGGGCATCCCGGCATCGCCGAGGTCGCGGTCGTGGGCGTGAAGGACCCGCTCAAGGGGCAGGTGGTGGTGGCCTTCGCGGTGCCGAGGGACGCCTCGCGGATGCGGACGGAGGAGGGCCGCGCGAGCCTCACGCGCGAGGTGATGGCCACGGTGGACAAGACGCTGGGGGCGCTGGCCCGCCCGGCCCAGGTGCACCTGGTGACACTGCTGCCCAAGACACGCTCGGGCAAGCTGCTGCGCCGCAGCATCCAGGCCCTGGCCGAGCAGCGCGAGCCCGGCGACCTCACCACCCTGGAAGACCCGAGCGCCCTTGAGCAGATCCGCGCGGCCCTGACGCCACGCGAATGA
- a CDS encoding DUF2381 family protein gives MELLVTRDEGESEEFRFLCQRLMCETQTLEESQKLLELVTRLNPLVRQVLFPGFPESAELLLGLLEDTQGTPPRHVDKRLLELHHGSPRLRAWLMNHAMEGPDHVLSVGACSSCCSGSSRIGVDGTSLPFTVIAGKDVVDGQVDVFPEPESPEAVRAALQAKQAENRALRAENQRYRQEEVSVEHALATLELFRDGGLRPGYVELDLAALAARVRR, from the coding sequence ATGGAATTGCTCGTCACGAGGGATGAGGGCGAGTCCGAGGAGTTCCGTTTCTTGTGCCAGCGGTTGATGTGCGAGACGCAGACGCTCGAGGAGAGTCAGAAGCTCCTCGAGCTCGTGACCCGTCTGAACCCCTTGGTGCGACAGGTTCTCTTCCCCGGGTTCCCCGAATCGGCCGAGCTGCTCCTTGGGCTGCTCGAGGACACCCAGGGCACTCCGCCCCGCCATGTCGATAAGCGCCTGTTGGAACTGCACCACGGCTCACCTCGCCTGCGCGCCTGGCTCATGAACCATGCGATGGAGGGGCCCGACCACGTCCTGAGTGTGGGGGCCTGCTCCTCCTGTTGCAGCGGCTCATCGCGGATCGGAGTGGACGGCACGTCGTTGCCCTTCACCGTGATCGCTGGGAAGGACGTCGTGGATGGGCAGGTCGATGTCTTTCCCGAGCCGGAGTCCCCCGAGGCAGTACGGGCAGCGCTGCAAGCGAAGCAGGCGGAGAACAGGGCGCTGCGTGCCGAGAACCAGCGCTATCGCCAGGAGGAAGTCTCGGTCGAGCACGCGCTGGCCACCCTGGAGCTCTTCAGAGACGGAGGGCTTCGGCCAGGCTACGTCGAGTTGGACCTGGCGGCCCTGGCGGCGCGCGTCCGTCGTTGA